Genomic window (Rosa chinensis cultivar Old Blush chromosome 6, RchiOBHm-V2, whole genome shotgun sequence):
GCAGTCTCAGTTAAgctcaactccgctagcggaacttctctcttttcatcttgcaagtgaggcagtctccgctaagagcAACTttgctagcgaaacttctcccttttcatcttgcaagcgaggcagtctccgctaagctcaactcgctagcagaacttctcccttttcatcttgcaagtgaggcagtctctGCTAAGTGCAACTCTGCTTGCGGAaattctcccttttcatcttgcaaatgacgcagtctccgctaagcgcaactccgctagcggaactcccttttcatcttgcaagcgaggcagTCTTCGCTAAgctcaactccgctagcggaacttctcccttttcatcttgcaacgaagcgcaactccgctcacTGGACCACCACCAAGGTGGTCCCAGTGACACTGCTTGCCTCTTACTATCAACTGAGGGACTGTCGCCAACGGcgattcccgaggcaacgcctcgtCTTGACGATTACTGCTACGCGGCATTACAGTCAGGCTACATCCCTCCGGGAcacgtcaacagtctacgacagctctgatcaggcacgttgacccccgccactcgggtaccaaagtttgggctcgctacccaacaccctctgctcagtgctgctcccctcaacaaacaatatactGATCAAAcgaaggtctatcttagccggggagtggggggcctagcaggggcccacccaaaaGGGTACAAAGCTTTTGCttagtaagtccatggttgacaacgcactgacgctaattatgcttttgcaagtctagcggaggtaacacttcgaaccgctaggcaactctccaaccaagattgccctccttgactggggacttgggggacttgtacttacataagcatttgcaagcataattagctataatgagccacgctcatgatacGGCCACTCGGCCAGCGGTACCAACCACCGCCAACTGTGTGAACtatggaaacacagccaaacaggctaccgcctgGGCTCCAGCTCACCCCCatatcaccgctgacgcgctaCCACGCGCCGCGctaagttagcatcagaagctgggaactgaagcacatcaatcccacgtcgaaaacatggaagagctcaGCCTCTTCCCCGCCTATACAaggttctcttctctctcctcattaattacgcattcactacttacctactgttattctgtcaacataaatacattgactaacttaggcatcggagaagagaagaccgcccagcgcggtctccctctgacgccgctttgtatttcacttgacaggtagcggaagctctgaaaACActgcaagtagcggtccgcccatcggaccaacGTTAACAAAGACTTGGGCCACCACTCagtcttaaacattaacacgtTGTCCCCCATGACCAATTCGCGTTGTATCTTCCGGGTTCCTCCTCGACTACAGCTTGTATGTGAAAAGGCCTACGCACCCCAGATAGTCTCGATAGGCCCACTTCATCATCATGGGAAAGAAGCCTTGAAAGCCATGGAAGAACACAAAAGGAGGTActtaaaatattttttgggTCGAACCAATTTAAGCCTGATGCAATatatagaaaaaataaagaatattcgAGAAGCAAAATTGCGTAGTTGTTACTTGGAGACCATTGAGCTTAAAAGCGATGAATTTGTAAAAATCATTCTAGTGGATGCCATCTTCGTCATTCATGAGTTCTTATTTAGATATTGGCACCCTAAATTGCTAGATGAAAGTGACTGCATATTTGGAGAACCAATGATGACATATGATATATGGATGGACTTGCTGGTGCTTGAAAATCAACTGCCATTCTTCATTCTCGAGGATCTATTTTATCTAGATATATTTCCGATCTCATCTGAGTATTCTAACAGATTTGATGGTGTTGAGAGGCTTTCAATAATGTTTCTTTCTCGTTGTTTTTTGGCTGATTCTGGAATTATAGGGGGAACGATAGCCAAGTTGGAAACAATGTGTTGTTCCAAAGAAAAAGTACAAAATTTCGTTGATCTGTTATGAAGGTTGTATATAGCACCAATATTGAAAGCGGAAGCTACAAGAGGACCCATAGCTGTAACTACACCCAGTATTAATTGAAGAGCTACACCAGGCAGGAGTCCAGTTTAAGTTGGGTTCCAACAACAACTTGTTTGACATACGATTCAAAGATGGGATTATGGAAATTCCAAATCTGGTGATAGAGGATTCAGCAGAGCCTATATATACTTGGGAATTTAATTGCCTTTGAACAATGTCTTAACGAAGAAGAAGGTAAATACATGAGTGATTATGTTTCCTTGATGGATAACTTAGTTGACACCCCCAAAGATGTTGGATTGCTTgttgagaatggaattattaaCATGTTCGGAGGTGACAACAATGAGATATCTACTATGGTACGGTTAACTCCATTGGGACTGCGGTTCAAATTAACCCAAGGAAATTCTATTATGGTACTCTTTGTGAAGACTTGAACAAGTTCTGCAGTTCAACATGGCACAAAAGGATGGCAAATTTGAGGCAGAACTATTTCAACACACCTTGGGCAATTATTTCTTTCATTGCAGCGGTGTTTCTCCTCATACTGTTATTCAAACGATCTGCCCGATTATCTCTCTTCCTTGAGCGTCAACAACAATGTGATGTCTCAGATATCTCACTGTTATATAACTGTGTATGAGGAGGCGGCTTAGCTTTTGTTGAAGTGAAATACAGATCGAGagtgcatgggctttgtgggtgGAAGTGTACAATTAGCCCCGGTGAGAGTATAATTGTTGCATTAATATAACCAACCGGAGTGCTTGTTTAGTTcgttagttttttttatttttatgtggcGGTGACATTCATATTTGTATTAATAAAATTAGTATGCAAGTTAATTTGTTGTAATAAGGGAACTGTAACAGAGGATTCTCTCcctctttggtttttttttgttttacttttttggGCAAAAGATAATGCAAGTTGCAGTCCCAACGGAGGTAGCTTTACAACGATGATTGTCTCGTCCTTGATGTTACTAAAGCAGCTTGGTGACATTTTACACACTTTTTATCCCAATCATATATTGTGTTAGTGCCATTAGTAAGACAGAAATCCATTTCTAGCTAGCTACCTTACCGTTCTACAAATGGAGAGTGGAGAACGCAGCAAAGGCAACAACACATTTGCATACATTGCGCCAAGGTGTGAATTCAACTTGtttctttaattgttttgtcCAATTCATAAtccatctttcttttcttcttcaatttaaTGCAAAATGGTCGAAAAGTGGAATTAATTAAGCAAAGGTTACtatatatattgtatattttctttaaattttgttcttttattgatggaattttgaaattatttttaCCATAGAATTTTTTGATTTGTCTCATTATATATTGCATTTGATCATCACTTGCTAAGCCAGTGGGAATTTTAATAAGTAAAGTCGGATCAGTTGCTCTTAATTAACTATTTATGAGTTGCTTGATTGTGGCTCGAGTATCTAGGAATTTCagtaattaattacatatataaATCAGTTGGTTCTGGTTCTAGTAATCTGTAATCATTAACACTatgggcacgtttacttacttggaatgagagagaatgattacggggtaaaaacattcctgcgtttactaacacatgaagaaatcagaatgattccgggtaaaagaatttctgcgtttactaacacatgaaggaatcggaatagATGTAGGTTCCACCttcttatcaggaatcgattcctgaatactcaggaatttgattactaaggggggagatgagtttaggaatcaatccttcggaatcaataccgattcctttcttctctcctcAACAATCTGCTCTCCTCTATCTCCTCTCCTCAACAATCTGCTCTCATCTCTCAACCTTGTTCACGTAATACACTTTAACTTCTCttctataataattttttttgacgAAATTAGAATGTAATTTAGGTTAGAATTTGGGTATTTCTAGATTTCTTGATGTAATTAATCAAATCTATTGATTCCTAGAAAAAGATATTGAATTTCTATTATCAATACCCAATTGCCCATGATAGTGGCAATTTCTTTATTGTGTTAATTGTTTGAGAGTTGAGTTTATTATAATTTTGATTGGGTGTtttttagctttttttttttttttttttttgactttgtcaaggggaacccaaagggttcctaggcccaagataaaccccttcggcgcatgtgaaatgctccaactgtgcattgcagcacagttcctaaccactttgacagcttcggggttcgaacctaggttggggagcacacccaactaggcaagaaccaccaGGCCACTAGGGTGTTTTTTAGCTTTTGAGTAAGTTAAATTTATTTTCCCTTGTGGTGGGGAGGGGTGTGGTGGCCTGGTGGGGTGACAAAATGCATTttgtggatgatattttgataAGTGCTATGCAATTGAGATATTCCATCAAAACAAAATagactctgccaaattttttagaataattttTCTTGCCAGCATAAGGTAAATTTAGCCCACCTTAAATTTAATTCCTGGTTCCGTGCCTGAAAGGACGTACCTAAAATATTTTTTGGGTCTAACCAATTTAAGCCTGATGCATTATGTAGAAAAGATAGAGAATCAAGAAGTAGAATTGCATAGTTGTTTCTCGGAGACCATTGAGCTTAAAAGCGATGAATTTGTAAAAATCATTATAGTGGATGCCATCTTCGTCATTGAGTTCTTATTTAGAAACTAGTACCCTCAATTGCTAGATGAAAATGACTGTTTTATATGGAAAACCGATGATGGGAAATGATGTATGGTCTGACTTGCTTATCCTTGAAAATCAGCGGTCATTCTTCATTCTTGAGGGCCTATTCGATTCAGACAGATTTCCAAGTGATGGAAGTACACGAGTGACATATGGTCCCCAATAACTCCAGTTGAAACAAACTAAGTTAACTACCATATTTCATCAACTATTAGATAAGCAATGAAAGATGAGAAAGACTGAGAAAAGCTCGCAATCCAAATTTCGATCAGTcgaaaaattgagaaagatTCTGTGCTAGGAACAATGGTTGCACCCTCGTTATTCATTCTCAATGAATCAGAGGTTGTTGGCACTCGATTCAGTTAACACCACCAAAATCTGGTCATCTTGCACCCTCCGGTTGTCATCTCTTATATGTTGTTCATTAAAAGATCCCAAGCAAGGGAATCTGGGTCCATATTGTTGGAACATTAAACAAAAATAGTCGAAGAACAGGTCACAGATTGTGTAAACCAAAGGTTCACCGACTGTGAATCAGTCTTGATACATACGAAATAAATTCTTAAGCAAATCTGCAAGATAGAGCCCGAGAAATCAAATTTAAACAGACTTCCATCAACAATTTGATATGCAACAAAAGATGAACACCCTACGAAAACAAAAGCGCAATTACTGGCAATCCTAAAAGTTCATATACCCATATTTTTCTACAGAAACACATAAAATTTGCTTTGCGTAAATCACACCTAAGAAATTTAGACTAACATCTTAAGCACGTTCGCCCCGAATCCTCCGAGCTAGTTGAATGTCCTTGGGCATGATGGTGACCCTCTTGGCATGAATCGCGCACAGGTTGGTGTCCTCGAACAGACCCACCAAGTAAGCCTCAGCAGCTTCCTGAAGAGCAAGAACAGCATGGCTCTGAAACCTGAGGTCCGTCTTGAAATCCTGGGCGATTTCACGAACGAGGCGCTGGAAAGGTAGCTTGCGGATCAAAAGCTCAGTGCTCTTCTGGTACTTTCGGATTTCACGGAGGGCGACGGTTCCGGGGCGGTAGCGATGGGGCTTCTTGACTCCACCGGTGGTCGGAGCTGACTTCCGAGCAGCCTTGGTGGCCAGTTGCTTCCTCGGAGCTTTGCCGCCGGTGGATTTGCGAGCAGTCTGCTTCGTACGAGCCATTTCTTCGGAGACGAATTAGGGTTTCAGAAATTTGGGATTTGATCGagatgaggagagagagaatggaggtGGTGGGTATTTATATGCGGTTTGAGGCGGTTAAAATGTTGAACAACAATTCCGATTCGGAAAGGGCAAAGGTCTTGATCCGCGTGAAATTGCATGTGATTGGCTGGTTTGGCGATTCTGTTTGAGGTGCGGATTGCCAGCGCGGACGAGTTGTGTTTCTTTTGTGAAACGAGTCTGGGTTAAGAAAACTCGGCCAAGTCAGCTAGAGAGGCGACTTGTGCTGATTCCGATTGGAGATGGAGATAGGAGGTCTATCCAGGTTGGTAGCTAATTCTCGTGGTTTTCGTCTATAGATATTGGAAATTGTTGTCTTCTG
Coding sequences:
- the LOC112169696 gene encoding histone H3.3; this encodes MARTKQTARKSTGGKAPRKQLATKAARKSAPTTGGVKKPHRYRPGTVALREIRKYQKSTELLIRKLPFQRLVREIAQDFKTDLRFQSHAVLALQEAAEAYLVGLFEDTNLCAIHAKRVTIMPKDIQLARRIRGERA